Genomic window (Chondrocystis sp. NIES-4102):
AAAATTAATATTTATAGAGAAAATAAAATATTTTTCTCAGGGTAGAATATTTTCAGATTAGGAGGAATTAAAATTGATGAAAAGATTGTTAGGCATTATAGCTGCATTGTTATTGATTGTAGGCTCTTGGGGGTTTGCAGGTGAAGCCCTAGCACAGGAGATTGGGTTGTTTACTGTACAGCCTTCAACACTATTAGCTCGCGTGAATACAGCAGATGCCAAACGTCAAGAATTAGTTAAAGGCAAACTAGATTTAAACAATAGCCACGTGCGAGAATTTCGTCAGCTACCAGGATTTTATCCTAATCTAGCGAGCAAAATTATTCAAAACGCGCCTTATGATAACGTCGAAGACGTATTAAATATTCCAGGCTTGAGTGACAGCCAAATCGAACGATTACAAGCAAATTTAGATAAGTTTATCGTCACAGATGTAGAAGCATCTATGAATGCTGGAGATGATCGTTATAACCCTGGATTATACTAAATCGCCATAATTATCGTATTGATTTTTGTAACCACGTTTGCTGATCTGACGTGGTTTTTTAGTCATCGGTACTGCGTCTTAAAAAGACGGAGCCAAGACTTGACTGCAAAGCAATCACTATGTGGCATGATCAATCCCAATTAATCAAAATATGTCAAATTAATTTAAATTGAATTATTCTAAATTCGATGTTGTAGTAGTAGGTTCGGGAGCAGCAGGGCTTTACGGGGCATTATGTATCCCAAAAGGGTTAAAAGTTGCTCTAATTACTAAAGATATGCTGAATACAGGAGCAAGTGACTGGGCGCAGGGGGGTATTGCTGCTGCAATTAGTACTGATGATTCACCGCAATTACATTTAGAAGATACTTTAAAAGCTGGGGCGGGATTATGCGATCGCCAAGCTGTAGAGTTTTTAGTTGAAAATGCTGCTGATTCAATTCAATCTTTGGTGGAAATGGGTGTGGCTTTTGATCGACACCAAAGTCAGTTATCTATGACTTTAGAAGCTGCCCATTCTCGTCCACGAGTACTTCATGCAGCCGATACTACAGGTCGGGCAATTGTAGCAACTTTAGCTCAACAAGTATTACAGCGCGAGAACATTGAGGTTATATCTCAAGCATTTGCTTTAAAATTATGGATTAATGAAGAGACGGGCAAATGTCAGGGAATTAGTGTATTAAAAGATCATGCCATTACTTGGATACAAGCTTCAGCCACAATTTTGGCTACGGGGGGTGCAGGACAAGTCTTTGCTCAAACTACTAATCCTGCGGTAAGTACGGGGGATGGTGTAGCGATCGCTTGGCGCAGTGGTGCAATTATTAGAGATGCAGAATTTGTACAGTTTCATCCTACAGCATTAACTGTTCCTGGTGCGCCTAGATTTTTAATTAGCGAAGCAGTTAGAGGAGAGGGAGCGCACTTAATTGATCAACAAGGAAGACGTTTTGCTTTTGATTATCATCCAGATGGCGAATTAGCCCCTAGAGATGTAGTTAGTAGGGCTATCTTTACCCATCTGGCAAAGACTGGGGAAAGCCAAGTTTATCTAGATTTAAGACCAATTGAACCTGAAAAAATTCGTTACCGTTTCCCTAATATTATTCGTGTCTGCCAACATTGGAATGTGGATTTATTTACTAAACCAATTCCCGTAACTCCTGCTGCTCATTATTGGATGGGGGGAATTGCTGTAGATACTAAAAATAAAACGTCGATTTCTGGGCTATATGCTGTTGGTGAAACTGCTAGTACAGGAGTACATGGGGCTAATCGTCTGGCGAGTAATTCTTTGCTTGAATGTGTTGTATATGCTTCACAGCTTGCTAAATTAGAAGTGGATGAGGAAGAAAAAATCACGCCAAGTGAGACTTTGACTGTTACTGATAATTGGGTTGAGCATTTAGAATTAGTCAACTCAATTAAAAATCAACTTCCTGATCTTATGTGGCATAGTGCAGGAATATGTCGGACTCAAGTAGTTTTAGATTCAGCGATCGCTACTGTTATTGAATGGCGATCGCAATTACTTAGTTTACCTCTTAATCAATATGTCCTCAATTTGTTACCACAACAAGCTATTGAGTTTAATTCTGTTGAGGCAGAATCTCAATTAAAACTATATGCAGAAACTCTAAATTTACTTGATATTGCTTATCTGATTCTCAAAAGTGCTGCATTTCGCACCGAAAGCCGAGGTGGACACTATAGAACGGATTATCCTAATACTTTAGCAGCTTGGTCAAAACATACTATCATTCAAGGAAATAATCTTAGTTGTGTTGATATTTAGTTGCTTTTAGGGTTAGTTTATTTTGTACCGTAGGCAATTAGGGGTCAGGTAGTAGGCGCGGAAAGCGTCGTCACGCACGCTCTTGAGGTCGCCAAAGCGCGAACGTGACGATAGTAGGTAGTAGGTAGTAGGTAGTAGATAGTAGATAGTAGGTAGTAGGTAGTAGGTAGTAGGTAGTAGGTAGTAGGTAGGAGTCAGGAGAAGCTAAAAGCTAAAAGCTAATAATTAAAAGCTAATAACTAAAAAGCAAAGAGATTTTATCATCCATCATGATTATTGCTATTTAGGTTTGTCCACCCTACTTTCTGTTTTTACTAGTTAAAGGGCGGATAACGATGTCTTGTTGCTATATGTATCAGTACACCTATATTATTGGCAATTAGAGGCTAGAGGATCAGTAGCTACTAATTCAATTTCTCCTGATGGGGATTTAATTAAGGTATCTGCGATCGCAATTGTGTTGGGTTGTGACTTTTTAGGAAGTTGTGTGAGATTACCATTGTTTGAGTTGATAAAAGCGTTTTGAGTAGTAATTGGGCAAGCTACTGTATTTACGGGTGTGATAGTAGCGATTTGTTCTGGTAAAATACTTGAAGGTAATTGTTGTTCTAATTTCGATGGTTTAATTACTACAGTTCCATCTGCACCTAATGGAGAATTATCATCACCTGAAGGTAATTGTTCTTCTGATTTTGGTAGTTTAATCACTACACTACCATCTATACCTAGTTGAGAAGCAGCATCAATACTAGAAGATAAATCAGTAAATAACACCTTAGTAGCAAGATCAATTTTACCGCCAGACCCTTCTACAGCATTAGCGAAAATATTAGAATTGTTACGCAGGGAAACTAGATCGTTGTTATTAATAGTGATATTACCACCATTACTATTGCTGTTTTTGGCTGAGGTACTAATCAAACTATTATTATCTAGCAAAAGATTATTAGAATTAATTTGAACATTACCACCCTGTGAAACTGTAGACTCAGAAAGTATTTGTCCATTATTAGTATTAATTTCTGCCACTTGTAAAGCGATCGCGCCTGCATTACCTGTTGCAGTTGCCGAAGCATTGATAGAGCCACGGTTAACTACATTTAACTCTGGAGTGGTTAAGTTAATGTTTCCGCCATTTCCTGCACCTTTGGTTAGAGTACTGATAGTAGCATTTGATCCATCAATGGTGATTTTGCCTGGAGCATTAATATTAATCATACCTCCAGATTGAGCGTTAGCATCTGCATTGATACCTGTAGGATTATTGCCCCCAGTTTCCCTAATATCGATGGAATTGGCGTTAATTTCAATTGTTCCTGGTTTGCCTGTACCTGGATCTTTATTAGCGTTGCGAGTGGAAAAGTTTGATACTGAAATAGTACCGCCATCAGTAACTTTTAATCCTTCGGTACTGATTTTAATATTACCAGCATTACCAGAGCCTACTATGGCATTACTTAAAATACCACTATTACCCTCAGTTGTAGTTCCTGTTACTTCTATTTGTTTGGCATTTATGGTTAGATTACCTGCATTACCATTTCCTGCACCCACAGTAGCAGAACTAATTTGCCCACCATTAGTTACAGTTAGGTTATCTGTATTTAAAATTAAATTTCCACTATCTCCACCATTGACTCCAACAGTATTAATTAAACCTGTATTTAAATTGACATTTTTACTTTGAATATCTATATTGCCACCATTGCCTAAAGATAAACTTCTTGTAGAAATTGCTGCGAAATTATTAACTGTCAGATTTTCAGCTTTAATATTAATATTGCCACCATCACCTAATTGTTCCTGGGTATACTCTAAACCTGAAGTATTTAGAATACCTGTAATATAATCTTCGGGTTTAGTCGCATTAGTAACAGTAATATTCTTAGATTCAATATTGATTTCTCCAGCTTGTCCTGTACCATTTGTAGAAGCAGTGATTTGTCCAGAATCTGCAACAGTTAAACTATCGGATTTAATGTTAAGTACTCCACCTTTACCTGTTCCTTCATTACCGACTGCAATAAAAGGACTATATATGAAATCATCGACTCTATCGAAATCGCTTACTTTGATTAAGTTAGCATTTAAATTAATTGTTCCACCTTGGCTACTTCCATAACTAGATGAGGCGATCGCAGCACCTTTTACAACGTTTACTGTCTCTGCATTTATATTAAGTAAACCGCCTTTTCCAATATCTCCAGAATCTATAATTATGGAGCTACTATAATTATTTCCGCTTCCGATAATATCTACTTTACTAGCGTTAATATTTATTGTGCCACCATCTCCTTCGCCATTGGTAGAAGCACTAATCATACCCCCTTGATCTATATTTAAATGATTAGCATTAATGTTAATCGTACCGCCAAGTTGAGTAGAAGTTTCAGTATTATCGGTGCTAATAAAGCTAGGAAAAGGAATAGCAGATTCTCCCATCACTGTTAAAGTTTCTTTGGCATCTAGATTAATAGTTGCAGGAAGATTATCAAATTCACTTAGAGCAATTATGGCACTTCCATCACTAAGGGAGATATTTTTAGCTGTAGCGTTAATTATTCCTTGATCTGGTGCATCTATACTAGCAGCATTGATTAAATTAAGATCGCCAAAACTCGTTACTTGCTCTAAATTAAAACCATTATCTGTAAAACCAACTTCACCACTGGTTACTGCTGCTAAATTTATTTGAGAACTAGTTATATTGCCACCATCTAAATTAAAGTTTCCTGCAATTAAATTAATAGCTGAATTAGTTAAGCCTGTAGGTTTGTCGGTAACATCTGGGGCGTAAAAGTCATTAAAGAATAAATTATTTCCAGTACCGTTAACAGTAATTGATCCTGGTTCTCCTCCAAGTTGTACACCTGTGGGTAAAGATACTGTAAGGATAGAATTTTCAGGGGTAACGGCGTTAAATTCACTACCATCGGCAAATTTGACACTCGATGCTGTAGTGGCTGTAAAAGTACCACCAATATTGAGAGAAGCATTTTCACCAAAGATAATGCCATTGGGGTTAATTAGAAAAAGATTAGCATCGCCAACAGCACTAATAAGTCCATCGATATCGGATACATTACTTCCTGTAACACGACTAAGGATATTAACGATATCAGCAGCATTATTAAATACCGCCTCACTACCAGTGGGTAAAGAAAATTCTTCAAAACTATGAAAAAGATTACTCCCTGACTGAGTACCACCTGTTATTGTATGGGTTTGATTTTCTGTATTAACAACAGAAGGAGTAACGATAGTTGTATCTGGAACAATTTGTGCAGTCGCAACTTGGGGGATGCTAATTAAACTCAATAAAAATACTAAATTC
Coding sequences:
- the nadB gene encoding L-aspartate oxidase; amino-acid sequence: MNYSKFDVVVVGSGAAGLYGALCIPKGLKVALITKDMLNTGASDWAQGGIAAAISTDDSPQLHLEDTLKAGAGLCDRQAVEFLVENAADSIQSLVEMGVAFDRHQSQLSMTLEAAHSRPRVLHAADTTGRAIVATLAQQVLQRENIEVISQAFALKLWINEETGKCQGISVLKDHAITWIQASATILATGGAGQVFAQTTNPAVSTGDGVAIAWRSGAIIRDAEFVQFHPTALTVPGAPRFLISEAVRGEGAHLIDQQGRRFAFDYHPDGELAPRDVVSRAIFTHLAKTGESQVYLDLRPIEPEKIRYRFPNIIRVCQHWNVDLFTKPIPVTPAAHYWMGGIAVDTKNKTSISGLYAVGETASTGVHGANRLASNSLLECVVYASQLAKLEVDEEEKITPSETLTVTDNWVEHLELVNSIKNQLPDLMWHSAGICRTQVVLDSAIATVIEWRSQLLSLPLNQYVLNLLPQQAIEFNSVEAESQLKLYAETLNLLDIAYLILKSAAFRTESRGGHYRTDYPNTLAAWSKHTIIQGNNLSCVDI
- a CDS encoding photosystem II oxygen evolving complex protein PsbU; this encodes MKRLLGIIAALLLIVGSWGFAGEALAQEIGLFTVQPSTLLARVNTADAKRQELVKGKLDLNNSHVREFRQLPGFYPNLASKIIQNAPYDNVEDVLNIPGLSDSQIERLQANLDKFIVTDVEASMNAGDDRYNPGLY
- a CDS encoding filamentous hemagglutinin family outer membrane protein, whose amino-acid sequence is MKKNLVFLLSLISIPQVATAQIVPDTTIVTPSVVNTENQTHTITGGTQSGSNLFHSFEEFSLPTGSEAVFNNAADIVNILSRVTGSNVSDIDGLISAVGDANLFLINPNGIIFGENASLNIGGTFTATTASSVKFADGSEFNAVTPENSILTVSLPTGVQLGGEPGSITVNGTGNNLFFNDFYAPDVTDKPTGLTNSAINLIAGNFNLDGGNITSSQINLAAVTSGEVGFTDNGFNLEQVTSFGDLNLINAASIDAPDQGIINATAKNISLSDGSAIIALSEFDNLPATINLDAKETLTVMGESAIPFPSFISTDNTETSTQLGGTININANHLNIDQGGMISASTNGEGDGGTININASKVDIIGSGNNYSSSIIIDSGDIGKGGLLNINAETVNVVKGAAIASSSYGSSQGGTINLNANLIKVSDFDRVDDFIYSPFIAVGNEGTGKGGVLNIKSDSLTVADSGQITASTNGTGQAGEINIESKNITVTNATKPEDYITGILNTSGLEYTQEQLGDGGNINIKAENLTVNNFAAISTRSLSLGNGGNIDIQSKNVNLNTGLINTVGVNGGDSGNLILNTDNLTVTNGGQISSATVGAGNGNAGNLTINAKQIEVTGTTTEGNSGILSNAIVGSGNAGNIKISTEGLKVTDGGTISVSNFSTRNANKDPGTGKPGTIEINANSIDIRETGGNNPTGINADANAQSGGMININAPGKITIDGSNATISTLTKGAGNGGNINLTTPELNVVNRGSINASATATGNAGAIALQVAEINTNNGQILSESTVSQGGNVQINSNNLLLDNNSLISTSAKNSNSNGGNITINNNDLVSLRNNSNIFANAVEGSGGKIDLATKVLFTDLSSSIDAASQLGIDGSVVIKLPKSEEQLPSGDDNSPLGADGTVVIKPSKLEQQLPSSILPEQIATITPVNTVACPITTQNAFINSNNGNLTQLPKKSQPNTIAIADTLIKSPSGEIELVATDPLASNCQ